One Thermoplasmata archaeon genomic window carries:
- a CDS encoding electron transfer flavoprotein subunit alpha/FixB family protein, which produces MTPSILVVGERLSGHLTSATREAVGVALGLAGPEGSVVGFLAGSSLALSVTEFGELGVTRIRTREDPRLDAAGAGAIAVSVVASAEAVSASVIVTGGTEFGRDLTGRLAVRWNAAAANGVTEATWADASALRVRRPVYGGRATETRRLTGPRIAIAIRPHAFAEPTAGAATATTEPDSGPEIPDPLLAARRSEVAAAGSSAGPALSDASIVVSGGRGVRDANGFRLVEELAASLGAAVGASRAVTDAGWRPSSFQVGQTGKAVSPQLYIAVGISGAIQHIVGMVSSRVIVAINNDSTAPIFRVADYGIVGDLFQIVPALTKEIRRVRGLPAN; this is translated from the coding sequence ATGACGCCCTCCATCCTCGTCGTCGGCGAGCGGCTTTCCGGCCATCTCACCTCCGCGACGCGGGAGGCGGTCGGGGTTGCGCTCGGGCTCGCGGGCCCCGAAGGCTCCGTGGTCGGATTCCTCGCGGGCAGTTCGCTGGCCCTCTCGGTGACGGAGTTCGGGGAGCTCGGAGTGACGCGCATCCGGACCCGGGAGGACCCGCGCCTCGACGCGGCGGGGGCCGGGGCGATCGCGGTGAGCGTCGTTGCATCGGCAGAGGCGGTCTCCGCGTCCGTCATCGTGACCGGCGGAACGGAATTCGGTCGGGACCTGACGGGCCGCCTGGCCGTTCGATGGAACGCGGCGGCGGCGAACGGCGTGACGGAAGCGACGTGGGCCGATGCGAGCGCGCTCCGCGTACGCCGACCGGTCTACGGGGGCCGAGCCACCGAGACCCGTCGCCTTACCGGGCCGCGCATCGCGATCGCGATCCGTCCCCATGCGTTCGCCGAGCCCACCGCAGGCGCGGCAACGGCCACCACCGAGCCGGACTCCGGCCCGGAGATTCCCGACCCCCTACTGGCAGCGCGACGGAGCGAGGTTGCCGCGGCCGGTTCGTCGGCCGGGCCCGCGCTCTCCGACGCCTCCATCGTGGTCTCGGGTGGCCGCGGGGTTCGGGACGCGAACGGCTTCCGCCTCGTCGAGGAGCTGGCGGCTTCGCTCGGAGCGGCCGTCGGAGCTTCCCGCGCCGTCACCGACGCGGGATGGCGGCCGAGTTCCTTCCAGGTCGGCCAGACGGGCAAGGCCGTCTCTCCGCAGCTCTACATCGCGGTGGGGATCTCCGGAGCGATCCAGCACATTGTGGGCATGGTGAGCTCCCGAGTGATCGTCGCCATCAACAACGACTCCACCGCCCCGATCTTCCGCGTGGCCGACTACGGCATCGTCGGGGACTTGTTCCAGATCGTCCCTGCGCTCACGAAGGAGATCCGACGCGTCCGGGGTCTCCCGGCGAATTGA
- a CDS encoding FAD-dependent oxidoreductase yields MADDFDVIVVGAGMAGSPAAIRLAQGGARVLLLERAPEAGAKNLSGGVLWGRDLDRILPDWTAQMPLERHIVRKRFGFLTEDGALSVDFDDERWKRAPFAAHTVLRARTDAWLAKKAEEAGATVVTGVPVDGLLWEGTRARGVLQGGEPMTAPITIVADGANSRVTLGTPIRPAKRLEWSATELGIKETYRLPAERIEERFQLGPGEGHAEEWVAGMLPPGVMGGGFLYTNADTLSIGLIVNIGSMYGQPTPSHELIERFRMHPTIAARLKDAELVEYGAKLISSGWASRPAAFSGEGWMVTGDAAGFVFSNGIVIQGMNYAIRSGLEAAETALAARSAGDASASRLSEYDRRLEATGILHDFREFEKMDRVKWNSRFYGVHPKLAIEMFHAMLSESGEPKRHLRELLRAARAASGDSRMDLARDTLDLARYF; encoded by the coding sequence ATGGCGGACGACTTCGACGTGATCGTGGTCGGCGCCGGGATGGCCGGCAGCCCCGCCGCGATCCGCCTCGCGCAGGGCGGAGCGCGGGTCCTCCTCCTTGAACGGGCCCCCGAGGCGGGAGCGAAGAACCTCTCGGGCGGCGTTCTCTGGGGGCGCGATCTCGACCGGATCCTCCCGGATTGGACCGCGCAGATGCCGCTCGAGCGGCACATCGTGCGCAAGCGATTCGGTTTCCTGACCGAGGATGGAGCGCTCTCGGTCGACTTCGACGACGAGCGCTGGAAGCGAGCGCCGTTCGCCGCGCACACCGTGTTGCGGGCGCGAACGGATGCCTGGCTCGCGAAGAAGGCAGAGGAGGCCGGGGCGACCGTGGTCACTGGGGTCCCCGTCGACGGCCTTCTGTGGGAGGGCACGCGGGCCCGCGGGGTGCTCCAGGGCGGGGAACCGATGACCGCCCCGATCACGATCGTGGCCGACGGGGCGAACTCTCGCGTCACGCTCGGGACCCCGATCCGGCCGGCGAAGCGCCTGGAGTGGAGCGCCACCGAGCTCGGCATCAAGGAAACATATCGGCTCCCCGCCGAGCGGATCGAGGAGCGCTTCCAGCTCGGACCGGGCGAAGGGCACGCGGAGGAGTGGGTCGCCGGCATGCTCCCTCCCGGCGTCATGGGGGGCGGGTTCCTCTACACCAACGCCGACACGTTGTCGATCGGCCTGATCGTGAACATCGGATCCATGTACGGACAGCCTACGCCCTCCCACGAGCTGATCGAGCGGTTCCGGATGCATCCAACGATCGCCGCCCGCTTGAAGGACGCCGAGCTCGTGGAGTACGGAGCGAAGCTCATCAGCTCCGGCTGGGCGAGCCGGCCCGCGGCATTCTCCGGCGAGGGCTGGATGGTCACGGGGGACGCGGCGGGATTCGTGTTCTCCAACGGGATCGTCATCCAGGGCATGAACTACGCGATCCGAAGCGGGCTCGAGGCCGCCGAAACGGCGCTCGCGGCCAGGTCGGCGGGCGACGCATCGGCCTCTCGGCTATCGGAGTACGACCGGCGACTCGAAGCGACGGGGATCCTGCACGACTTCCGGGAGTTCGAGAAGATGGACCGCGTGAAGTGGAACTCCCGCTTCTACGGGGTCCATCCGAAGCTCGCGATCGAGATGTTCCATGCGATGCTATCGGAGTCCGGGGAGCCGAAACGCCACCTCCGCGAGCTCCTTCGCGCGGCGCGCGCCGCCTCCGGCGACTCCCGAATGGACCTCGCGCGCGACACGCTCGACCTCGCTCGATACTTCTGA
- the pyrF gene encoding orotidine-5'-phosphate decarboxylase has product MPAPFLDRLDHVLCETNSLVSVGLDPDPARTPSPLRRQSRTRQLDAFLGGIVGATRPYVSAYKMQLAAYWSYGAAGFGALERVVRKIGPSRIKILDLKANDIPNTMRLLADGVFDAFGFDAITVTPWMGWESLVPVAARPDRGYFVVAHTSNPGSRDFQEIRHGSSPLWIEIVRTVGKLARKSGNAGVVIGATDPRAVARARAALGERGAILLPGIGAQRGDLAASISGGVDRNGRGLLAAASRSILYASSKSDWRAAAGFEARRLRDEINDLRAPRRRA; this is encoded by the coding sequence GTGCCTGCCCCGTTCCTCGACCGCCTCGACCATGTCCTCTGCGAGACCAATTCGCTGGTGTCGGTGGGGCTCGATCCGGACCCGGCGCGAACGCCCTCCCCCCTGCGCCGGCAGAGTCGGACCCGTCAGCTCGATGCCTTCCTCGGCGGGATCGTCGGGGCCACGCGCCCGTACGTGTCGGCGTACAAGATGCAGCTCGCCGCCTACTGGAGCTACGGAGCGGCAGGGTTCGGCGCCCTGGAGCGTGTCGTCCGAAAGATCGGGCCGAGCCGCATCAAGATCCTCGACCTGAAAGCGAACGACATCCCGAACACCATGCGCCTGCTCGCCGACGGAGTGTTCGATGCCTTCGGGTTCGACGCGATCACCGTGACCCCGTGGATGGGCTGGGAGAGCCTTGTACCGGTCGCGGCCCGTCCCGATCGGGGCTACTTCGTAGTGGCCCACACCAGCAACCCCGGTTCCCGGGACTTCCAGGAAATCCGCCATGGCTCCTCGCCGCTGTGGATCGAGATCGTTCGGACCGTGGGCAAGCTCGCGCGCAAGAGCGGAAACGCCGGCGTCGTCATCGGGGCCACCGATCCTCGAGCGGTCGCGCGGGCCCGCGCCGCGCTCGGCGAGCGGGGCGCGATCCTTCTTCCCGGGATCGGTGCGCAGCGCGGGGATCTCGCCGCGAGCATCTCGGGCGGGGTCGACCGCAACGGCCGCGGGCTCCTAGCGGCGGCTTCTCGCAGCATCCTGTACGCATCCTCGAAGAGCGACTGGCGGGCGGCCGCCGGCTTCGAAGCGCGACGCCTGCGCGACGAGATCAACGATCTGCGAGCACCTCGGCGTAGAGCTTGA
- a CDS encoding electron transfer flavoprotein subunit beta/FixA family protein, which produces MEIAVLIKPVPEAETRLRARADGTQLDAEGVKFVLAGYDESAIEQALLLREATPGSKVRALAFGPAPRTEEVLRAALALGVDEATWVESPAEGADDPGIVARALAFALARVPHELLLGGKQAGDDEEGLVTAAIAESLGIVDFGTVVNLRVDSATGSLTFQRATEEGVESWTAPLPCAIALQQAWNDPRTAKLPNILKSRKMPIAKIPWAEVSAALGEAARPRSVAERFELPPARTGAKMIEYKSPEEAAETLVRILREEAKVFP; this is translated from the coding sequence ATGGAGATCGCCGTTCTGATCAAGCCGGTACCGGAGGCGGAGACCCGCCTGCGCGCCCGAGCCGACGGGACCCAGCTCGACGCCGAGGGCGTCAAGTTCGTGCTCGCCGGCTACGACGAGTCCGCGATCGAGCAGGCGCTCCTCCTCCGCGAGGCGACGCCCGGCTCGAAGGTACGGGCGCTCGCGTTCGGTCCGGCGCCCCGCACTGAGGAGGTCCTGCGCGCCGCCCTCGCCCTCGGGGTCGATGAGGCGACCTGGGTCGAATCGCCGGCGGAAGGGGCGGACGATCCCGGGATCGTGGCCCGCGCGCTCGCCTTCGCGCTCGCCCGGGTCCCGCACGAGCTCCTCTTGGGAGGCAAGCAGGCGGGCGATGACGAGGAAGGTCTCGTGACGGCCGCCATCGCCGAGTCCCTAGGTATCGTGGACTTCGGCACCGTCGTCAACCTTCGCGTCGACTCGGCGACCGGGTCTCTCACGTTCCAGCGCGCGACCGAGGAGGGCGTCGAGAGCTGGACCGCTCCCCTCCCGTGCGCCATCGCGCTCCAGCAGGCGTGGAACGATCCGCGGACCGCGAAACTGCCGAACATCCTCAAATCCCGGAAGATGCCGATCGCGAAGATCCCCTGGGCCGAGGTCTCGGCCGCGCTCGGAGAGGCGGCCCGACCCCGCTCGGTGGCGGAACGGTTCGAGCTCCCGCCGGCCCGCACCGGCGCGAAGATGATCGAGTACAAGTCCCCGGAAGAGGCGGCGGAGACGCTCGTCCGCATCCTGCGCGAGGAGGCGAAGGTCTTCCCATGA
- a CDS encoding SLC13 family permease, translated as MVEPGAWGAIAVFAIALLLVARWERYRAAFVLGGAVAVIAVGWVPLPSLVPSGPGGNAGAVDWNTLGLIVGVLLFAGLLGALGLFRAAAHAIARRTADRPLALYASLVLLTAVLSAFVNAVAVMSLLAAVTLEIVRRFGQNPIPLLLAEIAAANIGGTMSLVGNPPNLILGEYFGYTFIDFLQYAALPALAALAVTLYLFSRRVDRTPREAPASAVPFRAEHPPLRLAAAVGAFAVLLVFLSVPGALGIPVWLIGVLGGLVALALSFPVYTTRVIRSFDGEIVLFLLGLFILVGALVGTGAVSAIADGLASIGTRNLLVMGSILLWALALASAFIDSVPMAAVAGPLIARLSTDTGLSAKPLVFASVLGLGIGGSGTPIGSASNIVALSAARRAGVTITWPTYLKRALPYTFAALAIANLLWLFLS; from the coding sequence ATGGTCGAGCCGGGGGCGTGGGGAGCCATCGCGGTCTTCGCGATCGCGCTCCTGCTCGTCGCTCGATGGGAGCGCTACCGCGCCGCGTTCGTGCTGGGCGGGGCCGTCGCGGTCATCGCCGTGGGCTGGGTCCCGCTGCCATCGCTCGTGCCGTCGGGCCCCGGGGGGAACGCCGGCGCGGTTGATTGGAACACGCTCGGCTTGATCGTCGGGGTTCTCCTCTTCGCCGGCCTCCTCGGCGCCCTCGGGCTGTTCCGCGCGGCGGCCCACGCGATCGCACGTCGGACGGCCGACCGCCCACTCGCCCTCTACGCATCCCTGGTGCTTCTCACGGCGGTCCTGAGCGCGTTCGTCAACGCGGTCGCGGTGATGAGCCTGCTCGCCGCCGTGACCCTGGAGATCGTCCGGCGCTTCGGGCAGAACCCGATCCCGCTGTTGCTCGCCGAAATCGCGGCGGCGAACATCGGGGGGACGATGTCGCTCGTCGGGAATCCTCCGAATCTGATCCTCGGCGAGTACTTCGGCTACACGTTCATCGACTTCCTGCAGTATGCGGCCCTGCCGGCGCTCGCCGCACTCGCCGTAACTCTGTACCTATTCTCGCGAAGGGTCGACCGAACCCCGCGGGAAGCTCCCGCCTCCGCCGTACCCTTCCGTGCGGAGCATCCGCCCCTTCGATTGGCCGCGGCGGTCGGGGCGTTCGCGGTCCTGTTGGTGTTCCTATCGGTACCCGGGGCCCTCGGGATACCCGTCTGGCTGATCGGCGTGCTCGGCGGGCTCGTGGCGCTGGCGCTATCGTTCCCCGTCTACACGACCCGGGTGATCCGCTCATTCGATGGGGAGATCGTGCTGTTCCTGCTCGGGCTCTTCATCCTCGTCGGGGCGCTCGTAGGCACCGGCGCCGTGAGCGCGATCGCGGATGGGCTCGCGTCGATCGGGACCCGAAACCTCCTCGTGATGGGTTCGATCCTGCTCTGGGCGCTCGCCCTTGCGTCGGCGTTCATCGACAGCGTTCCCATGGCCGCGGTGGCCGGGCCGCTGATCGCCCGGCTTTCCACCGACACGGGGCTCTCCGCAAAGCCCCTCGTGTTTGCCTCGGTCTTGGGACTCGGCATCGGCGGGAGCGGCACCCCGATCGGGTCCGCCTCCAACATCGTCGCGCTCTCGGCCGCGCGCCGAGCGGGCGTGACGATCACCTGGCCCACCTATCTCAAACGCGCACTGCCGTACACCTTCGCCGCGTTGGCCATCGCCAACCTCCTCTGGCTCTTCCTATCCTAA
- the larB gene encoding nickel pincer cofactor biosynthesis protein LarB encodes MTRRTEPRKSSPTELTVGGYARLDRARTRRTGVPEIVLAEGKSAEHLVGILRALHRKGEGAIVSRPTPAQLRRLRAERATGLPVRELAGGRVLRLLGPLHVHYARGPIALVTAGTSDVVIAEEARAVLNELGIRTVTAYDVGVAGLHRLLRAVRKLERHRPRCYLVFAGREGALATVVAGLVRAPVVGVPVSVGYGRGGAGEGALSSMLQSCAPLAVVNIDAAVPAALFAAHLLTRLRPERPRAGDTEPPTSARTPKT; translated from the coding sequence GTGACCCGACGTACGGAGCCCCGGAAAAGCTCACCGACCGAGCTCACGGTCGGCGGATACGCTCGCCTCGATCGCGCGCGGACGCGACGCACCGGGGTCCCCGAGATAGTGCTCGCGGAGGGCAAGAGCGCCGAGCATCTGGTCGGCATCCTTCGTGCGCTTCACCGAAAGGGGGAAGGCGCTATCGTCTCCCGCCCCACCCCCGCTCAGCTGCGACGTCTCCGGGCGGAACGGGCGACGGGGCTTCCCGTCCGGGAGCTCGCGGGCGGACGGGTGCTCCGGCTCCTCGGACCGCTGCATGTTCACTACGCACGGGGACCGATCGCGCTCGTCACCGCGGGGACGAGCGACGTGGTCATCGCCGAAGAAGCCCGGGCGGTACTCAACGAACTCGGGATCCGGACCGTGACGGCCTACGACGTCGGAGTGGCGGGGCTGCACCGCCTCCTGCGCGCCGTGAGGAAGCTGGAGCGCCATCGCCCTCGGTGCTACCTCGTGTTCGCGGGACGAGAGGGAGCCCTCGCCACGGTCGTCGCGGGCCTGGTCCGCGCCCCCGTTGTCGGGGTCCCCGTCTCGGTCGGCTACGGCCGGGGCGGCGCCGGGGAGGGCGCGCTCTCCTCGATGCTGCAATCGTGCGCGCCGCTCGCCGTGGTCAACATCGACGCGGCCGTGCCGGCCGCTCTCTTCGCCGCGCATCTGCTCACTCGCCTCCGCCCCGAGCGGCCCCGCGCCGGAGACACGGAACCGCCCACTTCCGCCCGGACTCCTAAGACCTGA
- a CDS encoding acyl-CoA dehydrogenase family protein has protein sequence MPDFSLTPEQESLRDLARKFARTEMAPHAAECDKAGRFPEEIYRRGWELGLMNLNVPTEYGGSGLSVMDQCLIVEELAQGCGGMTTSIIANCLALEPIILGGTAEQRAQWLTPFCAEYHLASFCLTEPGGGSDAGALKTRARKEGDHYVLDGEKCFITNAPHASLYTVFATIDPQLGHKGITAFIVPRDTRGVAPGKDEDKMGHRASSTSTVHFEGVRVPVANRLGAEGEGFSIAMRTLDQTRTPIGALATGIGQAALDHAAKYALGRRSFGKPIAEHQAIQIKLANMVQSIRAARLLTWQAAVTIDRGERGSLESAIAKCFASDAAMRVADDAIQIFGGYGYMKEYPVEKLLRDAKLTQIYEGANEIQRIVISKELLRAYA, from the coding sequence ATGCCGGACTTCTCACTCACTCCGGAACAGGAAAGCCTCCGGGACCTCGCCCGGAAGTTCGCGCGGACCGAGATGGCGCCGCATGCCGCGGAGTGCGACAAGGCCGGACGCTTCCCCGAGGAGATCTATCGCAGGGGCTGGGAGCTTGGACTGATGAACCTGAACGTGCCGACCGAGTACGGCGGCAGCGGCCTCTCGGTCATGGACCAATGCCTGATCGTCGAGGAGCTCGCCCAGGGCTGCGGGGGCATGACGACCTCGATCATCGCCAACTGCCTCGCGCTCGAACCGATCATCCTCGGCGGGACGGCGGAGCAGCGGGCGCAATGGCTCACGCCGTTCTGCGCGGAGTACCATCTCGCGTCCTTCTGCCTGACCGAGCCCGGCGGCGGCAGCGATGCCGGTGCGCTGAAGACGCGTGCGCGAAAGGAGGGGGATCACTACGTCCTCGACGGGGAGAAGTGCTTCATCACCAACGCCCCCCACGCCTCGCTGTACACGGTCTTCGCGACGATCGATCCGCAGCTCGGCCACAAAGGGATCACCGCGTTCATCGTTCCCCGCGACACTCGCGGGGTCGCTCCCGGAAAGGACGAGGACAAGATGGGCCACCGCGCGAGCTCTACCAGCACGGTCCACTTCGAGGGGGTTCGAGTGCCCGTCGCGAACCGGCTCGGCGCCGAGGGCGAAGGGTTCTCGATCGCGATGCGCACGCTCGACCAGACCCGGACGCCGATCGGCGCGCTCGCGACCGGGATCGGCCAGGCGGCGCTCGACCACGCCGCAAAGTACGCGCTCGGTCGCCGTTCGTTCGGCAAGCCGATCGCCGAGCACCAAGCGATCCAGATCAAGCTCGCCAACATGGTCCAGTCCATTCGCGCCGCGCGGCTCCTCACCTGGCAGGCCGCCGTGACGATCGACCGGGGAGAGCGGGGATCGCTCGAGTCGGCGATCGCGAAGTGCTTCGCCTCCGACGCCGCGATGCGCGTCGCCGACGACGCAATCCAGATCTTCGGCGGCTACGGCTACATGAAGGAGTATCCGGTCGAGAAGCTCCTGCGCGACGCGAAGCTCACCCAGATCTATGAGGGCGCGAACGAGATCCAGCGGATCGTCATCTCGAAAGAGTTGCTGCGAGCGTACGCGTAG